Proteins encoded in a region of the Hippocampus zosterae strain Florida chromosome 11, ASM2543408v3, whole genome shotgun sequence genome:
- the tmem41ab gene encoding transmembrane protein 41A-B has product MRSLAGLAATVTAASVYLYVLSTHLPPADEHLPPSSPGEPEPEPHYHKLRFPSDLDELRELAEMLKFYKQEHHGYVLLLFCSAYLYKQSFAIPGSSFLNMLAGAIFGPWEGLALACLLTTTGSTFCYLLSSTFGKQHVVRIFPDKVALLQRKVEENRSSLFFFLLFLRFFPMTPNWFLNITCPVLNIPISIFFFSVFIGLIPYNFICVRTGAILSEIHSLDDIFSWATLAQLLAIALAALVPGALIKRYGQTHLKVKDMDGTRDGDRKRQ; this is encoded by the exons ATGCGCTCCCTCGCCGGGCTTGCGGCCACCGTGACGGCCGCCAGCGTCTACCTCTACGTGCTCTCCACTCACCTCCCGCCGGCGGATGAGCACCTGCCGCCGTCCTCGCCCGGGGAGCCCGAGCCGGAACCCCACTACCACAA GCTGAGGTTCCCATCGGATCTGGACGAGCTTCGGGAGCTCGCCGAGATGCTCAAGTTCTACAAGCAGGAGCACCACGGCTACGTTCTGCTGCTCTTCTGCAGCGCGTACCTCTATAAGCAATCCTTTGCCATTCCCGGATCCTCCTTCCTG AACATGCTGGCCGGCGCCATATTTGGACCCTGGGAGGGCCTGGCGCTGGCGTGCCTGCTCACTACCACCGGCTCAACCTTCTGCTACCTGCTGTCGTCCACCTTTGGGAAGCAGCATGTGGTTCGCATCTTCCCGGATAAGGTGGCGCTACTGCAGAGGAAG GTAGAGGAAAACCGCAGCAGCCTgttctttttcctcctcttcctgcgcTTCTTCCCCATGACTCCTAACTGGTTCCTTAACATCACCTGTCCTGTCCTCAACATCCCCAtctccatcttcttcttctctgtaTTCATCG GTTTGATACCCTACAATTTCATCTGCGTGCGGACGGGCGCCATCCTCTCAGAGATCCACTCTCTGGATGACATCTTCTCATGGGCCACGCTAGCCCAGCTGCTGGCCATCGCGCTGGCGGCGCTGGTGCCCGGCGCACTTATAAAACGCTACGGGCAAACTCACCTCAAGGTGAAGGACATGGACGGTACGCGGGACGGAGATCGGAAGAGGCAATGA